From Oryza brachyantha chromosome 9, ObraRS2, whole genome shotgun sequence, a single genomic window includes:
- the LOC102700554 gene encoding blue copper protein-like: protein MCESVFSNMYNIGNNAGFDIIADFPSLLDGKSFYVVFQYSKYHTVSEVDAAGYRNCITANAVLTRSDDNTTMPLTAPDDRYIVCGNELHCLGGMRLHVLVTKTPSPAEAPSVVNW from the exons ATGTGCGAGAGTGTTTTTTCTAACATGTACAACATCGGCAACAACGCCGGCTTTGACATCATAGCGGACTTCCCATCCTTGCTCGACGGCAAGTCGTTCTACGTCG TGTTCCAGTACTCGAAGTACCACACCGTGAGCGAGGTCGACGCGGCGGGGTACAGGAACTGCATCACGGCCAACGCGGTGCTCACCCGCAGCGATGACAACACGACGATGCCCCTGACGGCGCCCGATGACCGCTACATTGTCTGTGGCAACGAGCTGCACTGCCTCGGCGGCATGAGGCTGCACGTGCTCGTCACCAAgacgccctcgccggcggAAGCCCCGAGTGTGGTGAACTGGTGA